Proteins co-encoded in one Zerene cesonia ecotype Mississippi chromosome 3, Zerene_cesonia_1.1, whole genome shotgun sequence genomic window:
- the LOC119839503 gene encoding putative thiamine transporter SLC35F3 isoform X1, with protein MARDGDVPTIFNPKRVRAPSVIITSEEVETDRSIDVERERPNGPPTPLSPRAPLTPQTSVSSAPPLTTQPSLQQTFSESAASSQDEERQLRDKTCPRCCSKIAKKIYYGVCVTLTLVASWVTVTHCIKYLYLQDYSPIHSADFSMFNNYTSRFRTHHLYNAPFFTAWFCTNWLILFYPIYLIVVLIHNKCKSANAIACDAFNDFKEKGFTFARFLSRCGLFCLLWVVTIYMYTYSLKILLSTDVVALFATNVSCIYLLSWVILHEQFVGVRIVAAILCDTGIALLAYMDGITGNSTLGGVVLAACAAAGFAIFKVLFRKVMGEVNTGQRALFFSILGVVNATLLWPVCLALYLTGTELLPAHRMPWMHLLIASVAMLVFHMGFQFGNLVTYNIFVSLALITAVPVSAALDVAFYGVCFEGMKLSGIILIAVGFFLVMFPDNWPDYIMRLLREHYVLRKDRLHPQHNTDCIADLVYVSTDGAVVVNAGMTAQVEIETPWTTEPDTFDLT; from the exons atggCAAGGGATGGAGACGTCCCAACAATCTTTAATCCGAAAAGAGTACGAGCACCATCCGTTATAATTACAAGCGAAGAAGTTGAGACTGATCGAAGCATTGATGTAGAACGTGAGCGTCCAAATGGGCCACCGACACCGTTGAGTCCTCGAGCACCCCTTACGCCCCAGACCTCTGTATCATCCGCACCTCCTCTTACCACCCAGCCCTCTTTACAGCAAACTTTTAGTGAGTCGGCTGCAAGCAGTCAGGATGAAGAAAGGCAGCTCAGGGATAAGACTTGTCCACGCTGCTGTTCAAAGATCGCTAAAAAG ATCTACTATGGAGTTTGTGTTACGCTTACATTGGTTGCTTCATGGGTAACAGTGACccattgtataaaatacttatacttACAAGACTACTCCCCTATACATAGTGCCGACTTTTCTATGTTCAATAATTACACATCAAGATTTCGCACACAT CATTTATACAATGCACCATTCTTCACAGCATGGTTCTGTACCAACTGGCTTATATTATTCTATCCGATATATCTGATTGTGGTACTCATACACAATAAGTGTAAATCAGCTAATGCCATTGCATGCGATGCATTCAATGACTTCAAAGAAAAGGGCTTCACTTTTG CCCGTTTCCTCAGTCGCTGTGGACTGTTCTGCCTGCTGTGGGTGGTGACCATCTACATGTACACATATTCTCTGAAGATATTACTCTCAACTGATGTTGTGGCTCTGTTCGCGACCAATGTGTCCTGTATCTACCTGCTCTCTTGGGTTATATTGCATGAGCAATTTGTGGGTGTCAGG ATCGTGGCGGCGATCCTCTGCGACACGGGCATCGCGCTGCTCGCGTACATGGACGGCATCACGGGCAACTCGACGCTCGGCGGGGTCGTGCTCGCCGCGTGCGCAGCCGCCGGCTTCGCTATATTCAAG GTGCTATTCAGAAAAGTGATGGGCGAAGTGAACACGGGCCAGCGCGCGTTGTTCTTCTCCATATTGGGCGTGGTGAACGCGACCCTGCTGTGGCCAGTCTGCCTCGCGCTCTACCTCACCGGCACCGAGCTGCTGCCCGCGCACAGGATGCCGTGGATGCACCTGCTCATCGCCAGTGTTGCTATGCTAG tgttccACATGGGTTTTCAATTCGGCAATTTGGTGACGTACAATATATTCGTCTCGCTCGCACTCATCACAGCTGTACCCGTTTCCGCTG CATTGGACGTCGCGTTCTACGGCGTGTGCTTCGAGGGTATGAAGCTCTCCGGGATCATTCTGATAGCGGTGGGCTTCTTCCTCGTCATGTTCCCGGACAACTGGCCCGATTACATCATGAGGTTGCTCAG GGAACACTACGTATTGAGAAAGGACAGACTCCACCCACAACACAATACGGACTGCATCGCCGATTTAGTATACGTGTCGACAG ATGGAGCCGTCGTCGTCAACGCGGGCATGACGGCTCAGGTAGAAATCGAGACACCGTGGACTACCGAACCGGATACATTCGATCTCACCTGA
- the LOC119839503 gene encoding putative thiamine transporter SLC35F3 isoform X2 yields the protein MARDGDVPTIFNPKRVRAPSVIITSEEVETDRSIDVERERPNGPPTPLSPRAPLTPQTSVSSAPPLTTQPSLQQTFSESAASSQDEERQLRDKTCPRCCSKIAKKIYYGVCVTLTLVASWVTVTHCIKYLYLQDYSPIHSADFSMFNNYTSRFRTHHLYNAPFFTAWFCTNWLILFYPIYLIVVLIHNKCKSANAIACDAFNDFKEKGFTFARFLSRCGLFCLLWVVTIYMYTYSLKILLSTDVVALFATNVSCIYLLSWVILHEQFVGVRIVAAILCDTGIALLAYMDGITGNSTLGGVVLAACAAAGFAIFKVLFRKVMGEVNTGQRALFFSILGVVNATLLWPVCLALYLTGTELLPAHRMPWMHLLIASVAMLVFHMGFQFGNLVTYNIFVSLALITAVPVSAALDVAFYGVCFEGMKLSGIILIAVGFFLVMFPDNWPDYIMRLLRWSRRRQRGHDGSGRNRDTVDYRTGYIRSHLRSPSGRVR from the exons atggCAAGGGATGGAGACGTCCCAACAATCTTTAATCCGAAAAGAGTACGAGCACCATCCGTTATAATTACAAGCGAAGAAGTTGAGACTGATCGAAGCATTGATGTAGAACGTGAGCGTCCAAATGGGCCACCGACACCGTTGAGTCCTCGAGCACCCCTTACGCCCCAGACCTCTGTATCATCCGCACCTCCTCTTACCACCCAGCCCTCTTTACAGCAAACTTTTAGTGAGTCGGCTGCAAGCAGTCAGGATGAAGAAAGGCAGCTCAGGGATAAGACTTGTCCACGCTGCTGTTCAAAGATCGCTAAAAAG ATCTACTATGGAGTTTGTGTTACGCTTACATTGGTTGCTTCATGGGTAACAGTGACccattgtataaaatacttatacttACAAGACTACTCCCCTATACATAGTGCCGACTTTTCTATGTTCAATAATTACACATCAAGATTTCGCACACAT CATTTATACAATGCACCATTCTTCACAGCATGGTTCTGTACCAACTGGCTTATATTATTCTATCCGATATATCTGATTGTGGTACTCATACACAATAAGTGTAAATCAGCTAATGCCATTGCATGCGATGCATTCAATGACTTCAAAGAAAAGGGCTTCACTTTTG CCCGTTTCCTCAGTCGCTGTGGACTGTTCTGCCTGCTGTGGGTGGTGACCATCTACATGTACACATATTCTCTGAAGATATTACTCTCAACTGATGTTGTGGCTCTGTTCGCGACCAATGTGTCCTGTATCTACCTGCTCTCTTGGGTTATATTGCATGAGCAATTTGTGGGTGTCAGG ATCGTGGCGGCGATCCTCTGCGACACGGGCATCGCGCTGCTCGCGTACATGGACGGCATCACGGGCAACTCGACGCTCGGCGGGGTCGTGCTCGCCGCGTGCGCAGCCGCCGGCTTCGCTATATTCAAG GTGCTATTCAGAAAAGTGATGGGCGAAGTGAACACGGGCCAGCGCGCGTTGTTCTTCTCCATATTGGGCGTGGTGAACGCGACCCTGCTGTGGCCAGTCTGCCTCGCGCTCTACCTCACCGGCACCGAGCTGCTGCCCGCGCACAGGATGCCGTGGATGCACCTGCTCATCGCCAGTGTTGCTATGCTAG tgttccACATGGGTTTTCAATTCGGCAATTTGGTGACGTACAATATATTCGTCTCGCTCGCACTCATCACAGCTGTACCCGTTTCCGCTG CATTGGACGTCGCGTTCTACGGCGTGTGCTTCGAGGGTATGAAGCTCTCCGGGATCATTCTGATAGCGGTGGGCTTCTTCCTCGTCATGTTCCCGGACAACTGGCCCGATTACATCATGAGGTTGCTCAG ATGGAGCCGTCGTCGTCAACGCGGGCATGACGGCTCAGGTAGAAATCGAGACACCGTGGACTACCGAACCGGATACATTCGATCTCACCTGAGGTCGCCCTCGGGCCGCGTGCGGTGA
- the LOC119839503 gene encoding putative thiamine transporter SLC35F3 isoform X3 codes for MARDGDVPTIFNPKRVRAPSVIITSEEVETDRSIDVERERPNGPPTPLSPRAPLTPQTSVSSAPPLTTQPSLQQTFSESAASSQDEERQLRDKTCPRCCSKIAKKIYYGVCVTLTLVASWVTVTHCIKYLYLQDYSPIHSADFSMFNNYTSRFRTHHLYNAPFFTAWFCTNWLILFYPIYLIVVLIHNKCKSANAIACDAFNDFKEKGFTFARFLSRCGLFCLLWVVTIYMYTYSLKILLSTDVVALFATNVSCIYLLSWVILHEQFVGVRIVAAILCDTGIALLAYMDGITGNSTLGGVVLAACAAAGFAIFKVLFRKVMGEVNTGQRALFFSILGVVNATLLWPVCLALYLTGTELLPAHRMPWMHLLIASVAMLVFHMGFQFGNLVTYNIFVSLALITAVPVSAALDVAFYGVCFEGMKLSGIILIAVGFFLVMFPDNWPDYIMRWSRRRQRGHDGSGRNRDTVDYRTGYIRSHLRSPSGRVR; via the exons atggCAAGGGATGGAGACGTCCCAACAATCTTTAATCCGAAAAGAGTACGAGCACCATCCGTTATAATTACAAGCGAAGAAGTTGAGACTGATCGAAGCATTGATGTAGAACGTGAGCGTCCAAATGGGCCACCGACACCGTTGAGTCCTCGAGCACCCCTTACGCCCCAGACCTCTGTATCATCCGCACCTCCTCTTACCACCCAGCCCTCTTTACAGCAAACTTTTAGTGAGTCGGCTGCAAGCAGTCAGGATGAAGAAAGGCAGCTCAGGGATAAGACTTGTCCACGCTGCTGTTCAAAGATCGCTAAAAAG ATCTACTATGGAGTTTGTGTTACGCTTACATTGGTTGCTTCATGGGTAACAGTGACccattgtataaaatacttatacttACAAGACTACTCCCCTATACATAGTGCCGACTTTTCTATGTTCAATAATTACACATCAAGATTTCGCACACAT CATTTATACAATGCACCATTCTTCACAGCATGGTTCTGTACCAACTGGCTTATATTATTCTATCCGATATATCTGATTGTGGTACTCATACACAATAAGTGTAAATCAGCTAATGCCATTGCATGCGATGCATTCAATGACTTCAAAGAAAAGGGCTTCACTTTTG CCCGTTTCCTCAGTCGCTGTGGACTGTTCTGCCTGCTGTGGGTGGTGACCATCTACATGTACACATATTCTCTGAAGATATTACTCTCAACTGATGTTGTGGCTCTGTTCGCGACCAATGTGTCCTGTATCTACCTGCTCTCTTGGGTTATATTGCATGAGCAATTTGTGGGTGTCAGG ATCGTGGCGGCGATCCTCTGCGACACGGGCATCGCGCTGCTCGCGTACATGGACGGCATCACGGGCAACTCGACGCTCGGCGGGGTCGTGCTCGCCGCGTGCGCAGCCGCCGGCTTCGCTATATTCAAG GTGCTATTCAGAAAAGTGATGGGCGAAGTGAACACGGGCCAGCGCGCGTTGTTCTTCTCCATATTGGGCGTGGTGAACGCGACCCTGCTGTGGCCAGTCTGCCTCGCGCTCTACCTCACCGGCACCGAGCTGCTGCCCGCGCACAGGATGCCGTGGATGCACCTGCTCATCGCCAGTGTTGCTATGCTAG tgttccACATGGGTTTTCAATTCGGCAATTTGGTGACGTACAATATATTCGTCTCGCTCGCACTCATCACAGCTGTACCCGTTTCCGCTG CATTGGACGTCGCGTTCTACGGCGTGTGCTTCGAGGGTATGAAGCTCTCCGGGATCATTCTGATAGCGGTGGGCTTCTTCCTCGTCATGTTCCCGGACAACTGGCCCGATTACATCATGAG ATGGAGCCGTCGTCGTCAACGCGGGCATGACGGCTCAGGTAGAAATCGAGACACCGTGGACTACCGAACCGGATACATTCGATCTCACCTGAGGTCGCCCTCGGGCCGCGTGCGGTGA
- the LOC119839503 gene encoding putative thiamine transporter SLC35F3 isoform X4 yields the protein MARDGDVPTIFNPKRVRAPSVIITSEEVETDRSIDVERERPNGPPTPLSPRAPLTPQTSVSSAPPLTTQPSLQQTFSESAASSQDEERQLRDKTCPRCCSKIAKKIYYGVCVTLTLVASWVTVTHCIKYLYLQDYSPIHSADFSMFNNYTSRFRTHHLYNAPFFTAWFCTNWLILFYPIYLIVVLIHNKCKSANAIACDAFNDFKEKGFTFARFLSRCGLFCLLWVVTIYMYTYSLKILLSTDVVALFATNVSCIYLLSWVILHEQFVGVRIVAAILCDTGIALLAYMDGITGNSTLGGVVLAACAAAGFAIFKVLFRKVMGEVNTGQRALFFSILGVVNATLLWPVCLALYLTGTELLPAHRMPWMHLLIASVAMLVFHMGFQFGNLVTYNIFVSLALITAVPVSAALDVAFYGVCFEGMKLSGIILIAVGFFLVMFPDNWPDYIMRLLRTRCKRTRQLIAA from the exons atggCAAGGGATGGAGACGTCCCAACAATCTTTAATCCGAAAAGAGTACGAGCACCATCCGTTATAATTACAAGCGAAGAAGTTGAGACTGATCGAAGCATTGATGTAGAACGTGAGCGTCCAAATGGGCCACCGACACCGTTGAGTCCTCGAGCACCCCTTACGCCCCAGACCTCTGTATCATCCGCACCTCCTCTTACCACCCAGCCCTCTTTACAGCAAACTTTTAGTGAGTCGGCTGCAAGCAGTCAGGATGAAGAAAGGCAGCTCAGGGATAAGACTTGTCCACGCTGCTGTTCAAAGATCGCTAAAAAG ATCTACTATGGAGTTTGTGTTACGCTTACATTGGTTGCTTCATGGGTAACAGTGACccattgtataaaatacttatacttACAAGACTACTCCCCTATACATAGTGCCGACTTTTCTATGTTCAATAATTACACATCAAGATTTCGCACACAT CATTTATACAATGCACCATTCTTCACAGCATGGTTCTGTACCAACTGGCTTATATTATTCTATCCGATATATCTGATTGTGGTACTCATACACAATAAGTGTAAATCAGCTAATGCCATTGCATGCGATGCATTCAATGACTTCAAAGAAAAGGGCTTCACTTTTG CCCGTTTCCTCAGTCGCTGTGGACTGTTCTGCCTGCTGTGGGTGGTGACCATCTACATGTACACATATTCTCTGAAGATATTACTCTCAACTGATGTTGTGGCTCTGTTCGCGACCAATGTGTCCTGTATCTACCTGCTCTCTTGGGTTATATTGCATGAGCAATTTGTGGGTGTCAGG ATCGTGGCGGCGATCCTCTGCGACACGGGCATCGCGCTGCTCGCGTACATGGACGGCATCACGGGCAACTCGACGCTCGGCGGGGTCGTGCTCGCCGCGTGCGCAGCCGCCGGCTTCGCTATATTCAAG GTGCTATTCAGAAAAGTGATGGGCGAAGTGAACACGGGCCAGCGCGCGTTGTTCTTCTCCATATTGGGCGTGGTGAACGCGACCCTGCTGTGGCCAGTCTGCCTCGCGCTCTACCTCACCGGCACCGAGCTGCTGCCCGCGCACAGGATGCCGTGGATGCACCTGCTCATCGCCAGTGTTGCTATGCTAG tgttccACATGGGTTTTCAATTCGGCAATTTGGTGACGTACAATATATTCGTCTCGCTCGCACTCATCACAGCTGTACCCGTTTCCGCTG CATTGGACGTCGCGTTCTACGGCGTGTGCTTCGAGGGTATGAAGCTCTCCGGGATCATTCTGATAGCGGTGGGCTTCTTCCTCGTCATGTTCCCGGACAACTGGCCCGATTACATCATGAGGTTGCTCAG